The Coffea arabica cultivar ET-39 chromosome 8e, Coffea Arabica ET-39 HiFi, whole genome shotgun sequence genome window below encodes:
- the LOC140012648 gene encoding uncharacterized protein gives MAHDSWSSVGMATFVYAKCTRSEHRALWSNLVSITGTATWPWIVGGDFNVISSVLEYVGRAAQDLGAIADFNETIQGCSLTEVPFSGSFFTWTGVRAGTRVWKRLDRPLVNQAWLDFAATTTMQHLSRTASEHSPLLLTIRKDGAWVAKQRELEVQQRETEYKALQTDDARSVLHRAQAQLLSSLRHNEEFWQQKARIKWAKDGDSNTSFFHAAVQDKRAKLAIHRIKDNAWTWVEEDEQIAAVAERFFKDLLFADKPVEAGALVQHIPSLVTRDQNKRQLEEVTLEEVRQVVFNLDSNSAPGSDGFSGTFFTHCWDIIAEDIL, from the exons ATGGCGCATGACTCTTGGTCTAGTGTCGGGATGGCTACCTTTGTCTACGCCAAGTGCACTCGGTCAGAGCATCGCGCACTGTGGTCGAACCTGGTGTCCATAACCGGCACAGCCACATGGCCGTGGATAGTAGGGGGAGACTTCAACGTAATATCGTCGGTCTTGGAGTATGTGGGGAGAGCCGCTCAAGACCTTGGGGCTATTGCTGACTTTAACGAGACGATACAGGGTTGCTCTCTCACGGAAGTTCCCTTCTCGGGTAGCTTTTTCACTTGGACTGGGGTTAGAGCTGGTACGCGAGTATGGAAGCGTTTGGACCGCCCACTAGTCAACCAAGCCTGGCTTGATTTCGCGGCTACCACAACTATGCAGCACCTCAGTCGTACAGCCTCGGAACACTCTCCCTTGCTTCTTACCATTCGCAAGGATGGTGCTTGG GTGGCGAAACAGCGAGAATTAGAGGTGCAACAACGGGAGACTGAATACAAAGCACTACAAACAGATGACGCTAGGAGTGTGCTGCACCGAGCCCAGGCTCAGCTCCTATCTAGCCTACGGCACAACGAGGAATTTTGGCAGCAAAAGGCAAGAATTAAATGGGCCAAAGATGGGGATAGCAATACCAGCTTTTTCCATGCCGCCGTACAAGACAAGCGGGCCAAGCTTGCCATCCACAGAATCAAAGATAATGCATGGACATGGGTGGAGGAGGACGAGCAAATTGCAGCAGTGGCTGAGAGATTTTTCAAGGACTTGTTATTTGCTGACAAACCGGTAGAGGCTGGAGCATTAGTACAGCACATTCCCTCCCTTGTGACTAGGGATCAAAACAAACGGCAACTAGAGGAGGTCACCCTTGAGGAAGTACGACAGGTAGTATTCAACCTCGACAGCAACAGCGCCCCGGGTTCGGATGGCTTCTCTGGAACGTTCTTCACTCACTGTTGGGATATCATTGCCGAAGACATCCTATAG